The Solanum pennellii chromosome 7, SPENNV200 DNA segment GACATCTATTGGGAGGGTACCTCCTTTCAGAGTAATTCGTTATTTCTTATGTGGTTAATTGCTATTAGGCTTTTTAGGGAAGTTCCCCTCTGTCATTCACGTTTATTAGAAGTCGACAATAGAGTGGGTCTACCAGCAAAGAGTCATATACGTTTATTGTAACATCGGTTGATGTACCTCGTAGTTGGGTTGTACCTTCCTTTGGTGTCAAATGTGATGTTGTATCGGGTCGTTTAAATTAGACCTCTATTTCGGTACAACGAGAAGGAGTTTACTATGGTCAGAGATTTGTGGAACTGTAAGCCCAGTCGACAAGAATCGTCATATAACCGATTATCCTGTCAGGACTAATCAGTTGACCTTACCTCGTAAGGCCTGATAGCGTACTCCTTTTGAACGGTTTCATTCTATTGTATAGGGAAGTATTTGGGAGGAAacttttgtatttctttttttaaaagatggTAGGAAATTTTAGAGATTATCAAATCAAGAGTGgtgtatttatgtaattttttaaaaaatgcattaAAAGAATTATCTTAGGATTGATGGTGAAGGATGACTTACAACCCTAAATGAGTTCTAGCATCTTGAATAGTAACTAATAAGTTACAAGGTATAATTAGATATTTGTCGTCGTATATACTTTAAGTCGTTTGGTTAGAAATAAGTTATCtcgaaattaattattttagaacCATGCATATGAGATAAGTTATTCCATCACTATGGTATACATGGTTGGATGAGTGATTCTAAAACTATCTAATTCCTCCAACCAAATGTAGAATAAAATAGTGTTGTATTTTATCCTTGAAATTATTATACCATATGCATCATACCAAATGACTCCTAAAGTTTTCTTAATCTTAGTAGACTTATCAAAATCGTACGAAATACGTGTACTAAGTTATACGAGTGAGTCACATGAtctttaagaaaaaggatgCTCAAAATCAATTGCATCGTAGCAATATCAAAGAGAAATCGATATAATGAGacgatttcaaaaaatttattttaactaaaataaccaatatgacataaattttataaaataaccaATTGAACCATACTATTGACACCCTCAATTTGTGGGGATAGAAGAAACCATATAGTGCTTTTTTATATAAGCTAGcttaacaaaaagaaaacataacaaaacaCTTTAAGCCTATATATTCATAAGTCATGGAAGAGTAACATTAGAGTTTACATTTTACAATCACTCAGCAACCACCATAGCCACCACCTCCGCCACCACTACCGCCATAGCCACCTCCTCCACCACCGCCACCGGCACCGCTACATCCACAAGCACCACTAGCATACATGATGACTCCATTAGTAGCACCAAAATTAGAACCACAATTAGCACCAATAGACTTAGACttggttttctttttcttcttagaTACTTTGTCATTTTCAAGATGATCAGTACATGAAAATGCCACTATTGACACCACTAAACAAGAGAAAATGATAACATAGAGCAAGAACAAGACTCCATAGTAACTAATCATAGCACTAGCTTTGCTAGAATTGTTatccaacattcaaagaagAAACCAAGAACCTAGCCATTATATTATTTACTTTCTCCTATATAGAGAACTCATAACTCATTTCCTAGGATAATTACTCCTTAATTTGCTTGTCTTGTTAtcttttttagtctgtttaaaaga contains these protein-coding regions:
- the LOC107025256 gene encoding glycine-rich protein 5-like; translation: MLDNNSSKASAMISYYGVLFLLYVIIFSCLVVSIVAFSCTDHLENDKVSKKKKKTKSKSIGANCGSNFGATNGVIMYASGACGCSGAGGGGGGGGYGGSGGGGGGYGGC